CGAGCGCTTTGAGAAGGTCGTCAGGCGACAGGGTGAGATTGGTCTTCACCCGGCTGACGAAACAACTGAAAGGGCTAGCGTCCAAGCCGACGGAAGGGATGCCGCGCTTCATGCTTTCGACAAGCGTGGTGCCCGTTCCGCAGAACGGGTCGAACACGAGCTGGTCGTCCTGCACATCCATGCGATCCATCATCGCCGCTACAAGCTTGTCCGAGAAACCTAGGACAAAGTTGTACCAGCAATGAATCTCGCCATTCAGGAATGCTTGGGGATCGGACAATTAAATATAGAGCGCCTCGCTGCGGCGGCAGGTCCGGCAAGCCCCCTCTGCTAGGCCATTGACGTAATATGCGAATCCGCTCTCCCGCGCAAGAAACGCACGGAAGGAGGGCATTTTGCGCCAAAGGTCTTAACTTTCCCTGGAACTCGGCCGGCGGGGCCGTGAAACACGGCCGGCGGCCGTTAATTAGCCGGAGCGCTCCACTGCCGTACGCGGCTCGGCGGAAGAGGCCCAGAGGGGTCATCAGGGCGCCGATGACCATCGCAACTGCGTAGACGATGGTCGCAACCACATCGATGATCTGGTTGGCGAGAACGTTGTCTATGCCAAGGCAGTTGAACCAAAGCCACAAGCGATCAGCGCGGCGTGCGAGAGGTGCGAGAAGCGCATCGTCAGCAGCGATTAGACGGTGAGAGAAGCCTTGCCTTGGTCGGCTGGTGACGATCAGGCAATGTCAGAGAACAAAGAACTCCCGTGCTCGCTCTAACAGAGCTTGGTGAAACGCTGCCGAATCAGATAACCGTATGGTAGATGCCTTGCCCTCACTTCGTTCGGGGGAGGTACGGCGGTGCTTGGGCCAACTTGGTAAAGCGCCGCATGATGGCGGAGCGTGCCAATTTGGTAGCGCGCCCCGTGATGGCGGAGCGTGGTCAATCTGCAAGTTTGCGCGCCAAATGCAGAGCAGTCCTCAGACGCTCTAGGCCGTAGTCAGCTCGGATTAGCAGTGGTCGGATTTAGTCACCGCCACCCTAGGGCGGTGCATGGCCTGTGTGTACTCAGCCGGCGGATTTGAACACCTGACAACCCGCACACGTCTCGAATGATGCCGAAGGCGGGTCAACAACTGGCCCGCAAAACAATTCGACCTTCGATCACTTTCAGAACTTACTCACGAAAGTAAGTCTTCGCGACCCCACTGACGTGTCCCACAAACCGGCCATTGTCACGCAAGCTGAAATTGCGCGAGCGATCCGCGCTGTCTCGGCGGCGGGGCTTCAGATAATCCGTGTCGTCGTTCGCCGTGATGGCGTTGCAATTGAGACCAGCACAGGAGAGAATCCGTCGTTGCCAACAGCGAACTCCGAGGCCAACGACGATTCTGATTTCGTATTGTGATGGATGACATGCCACGACCACGACCGCCGCATCTACAGAGAGAGACGACCCGCCACGGGTCGTCGGTGTGGTACGTTCGCAAAGCCCGCGGCAAGAGAATTCGGCTAAGAAATGAATACGGAACCGACGAATTCTGGTCCGAATATCGCGCCGCTCTCGAGACCAAGGCCGCGATTTTAGAGACCGCAACGGTTGAGCGAAGTTTGGCGTGGGGCATACAGCTTTATCGGAACAGCTCGGCCTGGGCCGGGCTATCTAACGCCACACGGAGAGCTCGCGAGAACATTTATCGTAAGGTGATCGGAAGTGCGGGCCACGCGCCGCTGGCCAAGATCACCGATGCCAAGATCCGTGAAGGACGCGAACTGCGATCGGCAAAGCCTCACGCCGCAAATGCCTTTCTGAAATCGATGCGAGCGTTCTTTTCTTGGGCCGTCGAACAAAAGCTCGTGCCCTCAGACCCCACCAAGGGAGTGAAACTGCTATCAGGAGCGAATGACGCTGACGGCTTTCACACTTGGTCTGAAGACGAACTCAACCGCTTTGAAGCGCGCTGGCCGGTCGGCACCCGTGAACGTCTGGCGTTTGATCTTTTGCTGTACACGGGTCTGCGTCGAGGCGATGCGGTTCGAGTCGGCCGGCAACATGTCCGCGACGGGACGATCACAATACGCACGGAAAAACATCGAATCGGTAAGCCCGGCGAGCTCGTGTCGTTGCCAATCCTTCCGCCGCTGCAAGAATCGATTGCGGCGACCAAGACTGGAGATCTAGCGTTCCTTGTTTCCGACGCTGGCAAGCCATGGATCAAAGAAAGCTTCGGCAATTGGTTTCGTGACGTGTGCCGTGAAGCAGGTTGCCCCGGCTCAGCGCATGGACTGAGAAAAGCCGGAGCCAGGCGCGCAGCCGAACATGGAGCAACCGAGCGTCAACTGATGGCGATCTTCGGCTGGACAACAAGCAAACAGGCGACGCACTACACGCGCGCTGCCGATCGCAAGCGTCTCGCGCAAGATGCCGCACCGCTGTTGATGCTGGGCGCACAAGCCGAGAACAAAACGCCCGCACCTTCGACTCCGGTGCGGGAATCATCGGAGATGTTGCCGCTAAAACAGGAGGTTAGAAAATGAATGGTGCCCAGGGGCGGAATCGAACCCGCTCCTTTATCGTATTGAAGTAGCAGTCGATTTTATTTCTACCCACCCTGTCTTACCCACCTCATCTACCCAGCGTCCCCCAAGTCCCACGTTGTGCCATTCCCTGGCGCCGCATTTTCATGTAGATTCCTGACTGCCTCGGGGCATCACTGCCCCTGGTGCGCACTAGGGCTAACTCTTAGGAGAAGCTCTATGCGTATCAGGAAGGAAGTATGCTACGCGGATCTAAAGCCGATGTTCGGTATTTGCTACTGCCGAGTTCAGCTTCGACGCTTGCAGATACAAGGCCGCTTCCCACAATGCCACGAGCAGGGTCCCGGCCGCATTGCGTGGTACGAAGATGAAATAGTCGAGTGGCAGTCCACTCGGCCGAAGCGCCGCTACGATCCCGAGACGCTCTCGTAAGAGAGCCACCCCGCTCCGCCTGATTAGGAGCGGGTTTATTTTTTGCCGAGAAAATATTCGAGCGGCTTATCCGCTACATCAAACACGCCACTGTAGTAGTGATGCAAAAAGATCGCGATGATCGCGCACACCGCGACTCCAAATCCGAAGCCCATAAGCAGCAGCATATTTCTCGCGCCAGGCTCAACCTTATCCATTCGCTTCCAGACATCGCCGTCGAAGAGCATCGCATCCACCCATGACTACATCCCTGACTACTGTAGTCACCGTATGCTAGCCGTAAAAAGCGCCACAATTCAACGATTCCGCCACGTCCCTCGATCGCTTATCAGCGCCGAGCAACCTGCCTAATCCTGATCCTAATCCTGCGTCGTGCCCTAAAGGGCACGCCGTGCGGACGGCCAGGATTACCACGCGCGTGGGCGTTACCACTACACGCGCGGGCGCGGCAGGTTGCTCGGCGCTGATCCTCGCTAACGCTCGGGCGCTCTCGGGACAGTGGCGGTACTTCGAACGATAAAACTATTCACGGTTATAATTATTTTGGATGTCCTTTCGCGGTGGGCCGCGCCGTGATGCATCCTGGCGGCGAAAGCCGGACGACACACAGGTCTCTGCTCACCACAACGCCCACCCATAATGAAATCTCTCTACATCGGCTCTGGTGACCCCACAGCCCAACTTTTAGAACATGTTCGCAATCCATTTCTCTTAATCGGTGACGGCCCGATCATCGAACAATTCACCGCGCACTTTCCACGAGCCCGACAGTTCGATCCACAACGTCACAGCATCGATATTTTGAGCCACAAAAGCGATGTCATCGCGCGAGCGATCGCTCAGACGCCATTCCCCGACAAACCGCTCATGACCTACGACCACGGTAAGATGGCGCTAACCGAACTGTTGCTTACCACTGCATCTCTCACCAACTTGCCGAAGATCGATCACAAAGGCGAGGACGAAGCGAAGCTCCGGGTGCGCGACATGTTTCACTCGCCCATTATCAAACGAATGCTGACTGAAGCTCCGAACTTTTCTCTCAATTTGCGTCGCAGGAAGTCTGAGAGCTCGATCATCGCCAATCTCGACCGCGCAAAAATCGGCGAACAGAACGCCTTCATCATCGCCACTCTTCTTGCAACGCTGTACCAGGGGCAAGTCGTTATCTCGGACTTTGGCTTTTATGCCCGTGACTTCTATCTGTCCCTAATACGAGAAAATCGGCTTACCGTAACGCTGCGATCCCTCAACCAGGTCCATGAGAAGCTCCAAGACGAGCTGCTATTGTTCAAGGACATCTACCCCAACGGTGTACTCTATCGAGACGCCCTGCGCTTGGCTGAGCAAGAAGGGCTAGCCCCGGGTGTGGTCGGCCATACCGAACGCGTCACCGAGCTCTTGACCACCCACAGTTGACGATTCCAGACTATTCCCCCAGCCCACGGGGAGGGTTGCAATGGCTGAGGAAGCAAAATCGGCTGACGAGCGCGCGAAACAAAAAGAAGCGATCAAGGAGCTTAAGAGCTCTCTGCGTGCTCATCGGTTGCAATATCACAAGGGTAAATTGTTCTGGGGCGGGATCATTGCCGTCCCTGTTTTAGTGCTGATCGTGGCGGCGGTGATTTTGGGGCTGCCAGCCTTGCACACCACGATCACCTGCTACATCGCGGGTAATGCGCGCGTGTACGAAATATCTTGGATGCCAGCTCTCTTGCCGAATGAGTGCGACGTTAAACTCACGCTGCTTAGCGGTGATCTTTATTTAGAGACCAAACAATTTAGCAGCCGAGTGCAAATTCAGCCGACTGGCACTGACCTACGGAAACATCCCATGCCGGTCTACATCAAAGGTAGTGGCACGGTGCGCATCGATTTCAAATGAGGGCGCGATTTAGAAAACTCGAAGCTCCTGGTGTGCCGGGCGTGCGGGTAAAGGTGGTGCTCGAAATCGAGCCCAAAGAGTACGACGCGATCGTGCGCTTTGGCATCCTCGATAAAAATGTTGCGTTCAGCTACAACTTCCGAGACTTCTTCAACACCGAGAAAATCATCAAGTCGGACAGCCCACGCGAGGCTGACACTCTCATCAATTTGCTCACGAAGGGCTTCAATCAGATCAACGAATTTATTGGCTACGACATCCGTGGGCCGCAGACCGAGCAAGGGGTTGCTGAGCCTGAGCCGCTGGAAGAAGTGCCGTGGGATTTCTTCGAGGATAAGCGCTTTGAGCACATGCTCATCATGGCTGGCACCGGCACCGGCAAGACCACGCTGCTGAGCGCTATGATCAACAAGAACCTCGACCAGGTGGCGCGAGGCGAAGCTAGCGTGGTGGTGATCGATAGCGAGAACGAAGATCTTGGGCGCTTCCTGCCACGACACCCCCGGTTTGCTCCCGGAGGCGACTTGCATGGCAAGCTGGTCTACCTGGAGCCCAGCATGGAGTACCCGCCGTGCCTTAACATCCTGCAATTTGCCGACTTCGCGCGCCTCAGTAAGGACGATCAGTTCATCCGGCTTCAGCAAGCCTCAGAAATGCTGGCGTTCTTTTTTGGTGCGATGGGGACCGAACTCAGCACCAACATGAACACGATCCTCAACAATAGCCTGATGGTCCTTGCCCATATCCCGAACGCGACGTTTGCGCACTTTGACGAGATTTTGTCGAGTGCTGGATTTGCCCGGCTGAGCAAGGAGCACGCTCAGCTCCGCTCATTGCCGCAAAACGTCATCAAATTCTTCAGTAGAGACATCCAAGGCTCTAGCATGAAGCAGAGTGCGGATGCAGTAAGACAG
The Rhodoplanes sp. Z2-YC6860 genome window above contains:
- a CDS encoding helicase HerA domain-containing protein, whose product is MRARFRKLEAPGVPGVRVKVVLEIEPKEYDAIVRFGILDKNVAFSYNFRDFFNTEKIIKSDSPREADTLINLLTKGFNQINEFIGYDIRGPQTEQGVAEPEPLEEVPWDFFEDKRFEHMLIMAGTGTGKTTLLSAMINKNLDQVARGEASVVVIDSENEDLGRFLPRHPRFAPGGDLHGKLVYLEPSMEYPPCLNILQFADFARLSKDDQFIRLQQASEMLAFFFGAMGTELSTNMNTILNNSLMVLAHIPNATFAHFDEILSSAGFARLSKEHAQLRSLPQNVIKFFSRDIQGSSMKQSADAVRQRLNSITQNLMLKAIFAEADRGLDLFKFFQQPRVLIVNTQKRYGEETTGTFGRYFFAALLGVIRQRSSGGLPIYFYADEAYRYLVDEGSAKFLVKEGRRQNVSITLAIHEIEDARGVLSALQTMHIKALSMGKPRWQIKLRVGDPQIITPPNISFRTAPQIDRLEWEKLHAAIRAAYCRDNRDIAPPPIEGQIEDVGDATLGR
- a CDS encoding tyrosine-type recombinase/integrase, which produces MWYVRKARGKRIRLRNEYGTDEFWSEYRAALETKAAILETATVERSLAWGIQLYRNSSAWAGLSNATRRARENIYRKVIGSAGHAPLAKITDAKIREGRELRSAKPHAANAFLKSMRAFFSWAVEQKLVPSDPTKGVKLLSGANDADGFHTWSEDELNRFEARWPVGTRERLAFDLLLYTGLRRGDAVRVGRQHVRDGTITIRTEKHRIGKPGELVSLPILPPLQESIAATKTGDLAFLVSDAGKPWIKESFGNWFRDVCREAGCPGSAHGLRKAGARRAAEHGATERQLMAIFGWTTSKQATHYTRAADRKRLAQDAAPLLMLGAQAENKTPAPSTPVRESSEMLPLKQEVRK